CGAGATAAGCGGCATAAGGAATAACAAAAAGGCTGTATATGAAAGATAATCCCATACACAGCCTTGTTGAAAAGAACTATTATATTATAAAAATCAATCTTGCGAGGAAGCGTAAAAAAACTGTGTCACTTGTTTTCACATTCTTCCGCACGCAGCTAACATGATTAGCAGTAACCAATATATCACCAAAGTAAGGGATATTTTTCAGAATCTTCTTCCGCTTTTAATTTGATGAGTAAGACAGCATTCTTATCTCTTTCGATGGATACCAGGAAATTCCCAAAGTAACCTTCATATTCGTATTATGTCCGCCCTTTGTTCCCGGAATCCAGTTTGGCATACCATTAATCATTCGCATGGCCGCCTCATCCATTGATACCAATACGCGTTTCTTATAAACAGCATTGGAAATGCTTCCACTTGATGTTACGGTAAAAGTTATCCGTATCTCCCCATGCCCGGCACTTTCTATTGCAGGTGCTCCGGGTCTCCGATAATTGCTGAGATAAGTTTTAACCGCATCCGTCATTCTGGGTGGAGTTACCTTATTGCCGGCCTCCACCTGTTTTTCATACTCAGCCTTCACTATATTGTGCAGAGAACGGGCATCTTCATATCCTGCCGCCACAAGTTTTTCCAAAATGGCAAGAGATTGCTGCATGGGCGAACCACTCACTACCACTGCACCCGAATAAAGTATCTCCGCCACCCGCAGCTTGGTCGGATTATCATATTTCCCATCCCCTTTAGCGTACCATTCGTATGCTTTCTTCTTATTTATATCTGTTCCTACGCCGTCATAATACATATCTCCAATGTTGGTATATAACCATTTTTCTCCATGATTGGCAGCTCTTTCCGCATAAGCCAAGGCTCCGGACAAATCCTTTTCAGTGCCTTCCCCAAGTTGTTTTGCATTATAAACCCAATATTCCCCATCGCTATTATTCTGTTCGGCTGCCTTCATAAAATAGGTGTAAGCTGTATTCAGATTTTGGGTTACGCCATGTCCCTCTCGATAGAGTCGTCCGATATTCGTCAGACAAGGGGCATAATTGCGTGCCTCTCCCTTTTTATAAAGGTTCAAGGCAATGGCGTAGTTCTTTTCTACTCCTTTTCCACGCTCATACATATAGCCCAGGAAATCCAAAGCAGCCAAACTTCCATTCTTTGCAGCTCGCTGAAAGTAAGGCAGCGCCGCCTGATAATTCTCATTTTTATAAAGACGAATACCTGTTTCGGTATCATAATCATTCTGCGCAACCACCACCATTGCGCATAAAGTACATATAACTGTCAATAATATTTTCTTCATTTTTCTATTTAGTATTAAAAGGATATAGACACCCAGGTTTTCAACGTGGCAGGCGAGCCTCCTTTAGTTCCCGGTATCCAGCGTGGCATTATTTTAACCACCCGGCGGGCTTCCGTATCAAGATTGGAATGTAGGTGTGTAGATTCAATATAATCAATATTGCCATTTTCATCTACATAGAAAGAAACATTGACACTGCCATGTACCCCGAAACGGTCACCCAACGAAGCATTCAAATTTTTCTTGATAAATGCCTTCATAGCACTATCTCCACCAGGGAAGCGAGGTGCAACCTCCACGTTTGCCGCTGCATCTACCTCTGTATAGATTTCGTTCGCTGCTGTATAACCACCTTTTTTCAATTGTTGGAGCAGCTTCAAAGACTTCTGTAAATCTTTTCCAGTTCCATTTCCCTTATAGTAAAGAATGGCAAGACACATCTTTCCGTCATTGTTCAAACAGTCCTTTTCTGAAGCCATTGCTAATGCCCGATAAGCTTTTCCCCAATCTTTTCGTTGAAAATATGCTATTCCCATGTAGTTATAGGCATCGTTATATCCAAATGATACAGCCTTGTCATAGTATTCAAAAGCTTTATCTGTGTCTGGCGAAGCAACTCCACGCCCACTATAGTAACAAGATGCAAGCAAAGCACAGGCATGACCGCTACGAAGCGAAACAGCCTTTGTCCATAGACGACATGCTTCCTCCAGATTTGCTTTTACATTGAAATAATAAAGACCCAAGCAGACCAATCCTGGGGCATGATTCTTTTGGATAGCCTTATTATACATGTTCATCATAATTTTCTCATCCTTCGCTACTCCCCAACCTTCGCCATACATCTGTCCCAAGGCAACCACGGCTTCAAGGCTGCCTGACTTTGCGGCACGCTGCAAATAGGGCAAAGCCTCCGAATAGGAACTTTTATTGAACAGGCTCATGCCGGTTCTTTCATCGTAGGCGCTTTGCGCCACTGCCGCCACAGTACATAGCAGAAATACCCACGTACAAATAATATATCTCATAACGAATGTCCTTTCTTTTATTCTCAATATTCACTCCAGCCCGTATCTACCCGTGGAAGGCTATCGTCACTTGCATAGATTGTGATGTAACCGGGACCTGCTGATATCTTTATGCGTTGCCCTGAAGCACGCTTCCCGTCATTTCCTCCCAATGAGCTTATCAAAGCATCATACAAGGGACGGGTATTCTTTTTCTCCTTTACTTGCAGATGCAAAGTCATATAGTCTATCTTGGCAGTCGGTTTATCCACCGCAGTCTGTCCCCACCATCCGTCTGAAACCATTTCGTAGAAAGTGCCGTGAGCTTCGAGTGTATAGGATGAATCCCGTCAAATTGAGGATTTGCCACAAACTTGCCTTTCTTGTCTATCAGTCCCCACTTATCGTTTGTCCACACCCAAGCTGCCTTTTCCACAAATGCAACAACTCCTTCAAACTGAGGATTGATTTCTATCTTTCCCGATGTATTGACATAACCGCCCTTCTTTCCCATGACAACAACCGCCAAATCCGAATGATAGAACGGATAAGCCCCTTGAAACTGTGGATTGATAATAATCTTACCTTTTCCGTCACACCAGCCATACGAATCCCCCATTTTTATTACATACCGGTCACCGTCTGCTTTCATTTCCGCAAATTGGGGATTAATCACATACTTGCCGGACTTATCGATAACTCCGTACATATCGCCCGACTTAACAATCGCCTTTCCATTCAAAAAGAAAGAGGCTGCATCAAACTGGCAGTTTATCACGTTTTTCCCTTTCTTGTTCACATATCCGTATTTCCAATCCTTATTTCGCACAGCAGCCAGCCCATCTACGAAATTTGTCTCAAAAGACATACCTTCGGGCAACTCAAAAACCTTCTTTCCGTCTTTATCGATTACCCAACCTCTCTCATTGTCATCTTCCACAATTGCCAATCCTTCGGAATAGTTATAGACGTACCGTGCCTGCTTCAACGTAAAGAGGGAACGTCCTTTCGTGTCTATCAATTCCGGTGCTCCCATAGGTTTCACCACCCAAGCCCTGTCTTCATAGAAATCCGTTGCGCCACTGTACTGAGGACTTATCACATATTTGCCCGATTTATCTATAAATCCGGCTTTTCCGTCAGCCCGCACTTTCGCCAGTCCATCTGCAAAGCAGGATACATTGTCAAACTGAGGATTAATCATATATTCTCCTTTCGCATTGATAAATCCCCACTTATCACCCTGCTTTACGGGCATCAATGAGTAATCCACGTCACTATCATAACCGGAGGAGCAAGAAGCCAACAGGACGATTGCCAAAAGCAATTTCATTCCCAAATAAGTAAAATGTCTCATAATTGTTTTATTGTTGATTAATATTCTATTTTCATTGTTTGGCAGGTACTCTGACTTCTCCGTCAATAGTCAAAGAACCATCATCACGGTTGAATTTCAATGTCATTTCAAGGGGAGCCTCTTCCGGATAATCGGCAAAACGCCGTTGCACTTTTGCATAATCCTTATTTATTTCAATGATAGAATCGATGACATAATAAGCATCATCCACGCTGCTATAAATGCCATACCCATAACATTCCTGTCCCATAAATTCATTGTCCTGAGGTGCTTTAATTTTCTTATACAGGCTCAATTTATAATATAGAGTAGAAAAGTCCTCACCATTCTTATCGGTGTATTCCCATTCGCCATTAAAAGGCTTGTCATCCGGTATCAGATGAAAAGTATAGTCCATATTCTTGATATAGACAGCCTTTGTTTCGGGATAATAGACAAGCGTGTCTATCGACAAATCTTCCCAACCTCCCGCCGACACCACTCTATAAGAATTATGTCCCAGATAACGCACCGAATCTATATCATAATGATAGATACGGGAAATATTGGAGAAGTCCATCCAACCATAACTCTTTCCATTTCCACTCGGCAAATCATTGTCCGCTGTAAAAGTCCGTTCGGAAAGGTTCAGTTCCATACAATAAACTATGCCGTCCACTTCTTCCATCTGCCCTCTGAACGAGGGGTCTTTAATCGCAGACATTTCCCAGCGTCCTTGCAAGGGTTCGGGAATATCCTGTTCCTGCACGGCGATGCTGTCGGACCCCGCCGCGCTCTCGCCTTGCTTCTTAGAGGAACAACCGGCAAACATCAACAGCACACACAGTGCCGAGCAAAAACACATCATTCTTTTTCCTAAAGCATTCATACTTGTATATTATTTAAGGTTACACATTCATCCTCTCACCACTTCACTTCCGCAAACATAACCTTCTTGGTCTGCGGATTCCAAGGTTCCGAACTGCTGATAATCCATTCCCAGCGTTGCAGATAGACGGCTTCATCCTTGATACCGGGAATCACGACACGGCATTTCACTTTCGCGCCTTTCAAGAAAGAGACGGAACTGCCACCCGTAACGAAAGTATTGGAATCTCCTACATAAACCTTCGTGTAGGATCCGGAATAGCTGTTGCCTTTATCATCCAACGAACCGGACTTGTCGCGATTGAACCACACTCGCCAGTCCTCCCGATTATTGGTCATCGTAAACTGGAACTCAACGGTATCGACATTCTTCAGGCAGGACAGAAATTCTATCTTCACCTCGGAATCGCAAGAGGTAATCTCCTTGCAAGAGCCTTTCTTGTCGGAACCGCCTTCGCCGCCCCCTTCGCCGCCTTCTTCCTTGTCGCCGAACAGCACGTTGACTTCAAGCGGAACGGACGCTCCGTCGGCTTCCACAAGCAGGTTCGTGGTCTCGTCTTTAGTAATCTTCTCGCGGCTCAGGGTGAGCACCACCGCACTGTTTTTGCCTTGCCCTGTGCTGCCGGATGCCGGAGTTATAGACATAAAGTACCGCCGCACCGCCTATGCAGGCATTACGCACGTTCTCCCAATTGTCCGCCCTCGTGTTGTAAGTTTGCTGGTGCTTGGGCTGCTCGTGCATTTTCTTGACGTAGGAGCTGCGCAGGTTATCGGAAACAATGATGCCGGCAGCAAGCGCCACTTCTCCACCCAGAATGCAAAGCCCCTTCACGGTGCTACCCTTGTACATTTGTCCCCAACCGGGCACAATAAGCGAGCGCATCATGCCCCGCGCACCATATTTACGCGTGAAACGCAGACGGTCGAACTGCGGGACGGGCGTATCAGCCACCCCGAACAATACGTAGCAATGGTATCGGCTGCCACCGGGATAGTATAGTAGATGTACTCCCAATATTCGTCGTACTTGGTGGAGGTCACGTTGATTTCCTCATCCTTTATCTTATAGTGGAAATTGTAAACGGAAGCTGTATTTATCTGCCCGTTGCGGTCTTCCGTACGAATGTCGGTTTCCGCCTCACCGCTGATTTTCCAAGACTGCCCGATGTAGCGCGAAAGAACTGTCAGACACTCTTGACGGGCGCCTTCCAAGGTTTCGCTTTCAGCTTCCGCCAACTGATAATGAAAGGTTGAATTGGTGGTTTTAGGCGTTTTGTCCGTCAACCATGCGGGGCGTGTCTTGTCCGATTTCCGAATCACCGTCTGTGCCCGGACACCGGGAGAAGCCAGGAAGCAGCACGCCAGAAGAAGAACGGCCGCAAGGCCGGTTCTAAAGTCTGATTTTTTCATACGAATATACAATGTTTATACTTATTTATTACAGAAACAAGACGACTATAAAATATATATCACCCTACAATAATACTGATTATAAATAACATTACGCAATATTTTTCATGAAAACATTGTTACTTTTCTTTGCTTGTCACGGAAAACCGTGACAAAACATTTCAACTAAAATCTCTCTTAACACATAATGTATAGATTAAAGAGATGCAAAAGCCGGAAACATGCCCCGCTTGCCTCCGGTTCTCTATTTTGAACAATATGACAATATTTTTCACAACTCCGAATAAAAGGGGAAACAAAAGAGAAAAAAACAGCAAGGAGTAAACTCATAATGTGTATATTTGCAGCACATCATAATTTATTTAACAAGAAGAACAAAACCGGAAAGGTTACTGCTCTACAAAGAACATGTATTACTTCAGTATCAAACTCCATGCTTTAGCCCTCCGTAGGGTATCAAAGGCCAGACAACCCATCGAATCATTTTTCAACGGGCTGAATGAGAAAACAAATATTCAAAAAGCGATGAAAGTCAGATCAACATCTGAACTTCTCGTACATACGATGGGTAAAATTGCCATCGCATTTATTTATCAATTTATCTAATTTTTTAAAACAAGAATCGGAGTTCAACTGCTGATTCGCATTAATTATATAACTTATTCAGCCAATCTACAAAAATCTTTGCCTGTTCAGCATCCGGATTCAAAATGTGAGCAGTAATAGCCTGCCCTATAGGTTTCCCGGGTTCATCTTGCCATGCCAAGAATGTATGTATTTTAGCTTTAGAGCGATGAACTTGTTTATAACGTTGGATTCCCGTCGATTCCAATTCGGACAATATCGCTTCAGATTTCAGAAACAAAGAATCTCCTGCCGGAATCATATTTAAGGCAAAGTCCTCCAACATCCCTTTCAAAGTGTTGTCAGGCATAATCCAGATGCCTACAATCGCATCATAGTCATTCACCGGATGCAATATCAAGCCATCGGGAGACAGCTCCAAACCGTCACAATCATATTTGCCACTTCCCTTCAATACATCCACCAATTGTTTCCACCGTTTCTCTATATCCACATCAGCATCAAGCACAATTCCTATACGCTGATAAGCTAAGGGATTGGTAAGCGCAAGCCTGAATAATCCGACAACATTTTCTACGCTTTCACAGGGTTTAATATTGAAATTCTGGTTCACATGGTGACAGCCACATAAAGAAGAAATAACATGAAGATCATTTTTCCCCTCAACAAACAAATAATAAGAGAAACTCTCTTTTAGCTTACTCATATCTCTATCGTATTTCAACATCATTTTGTGCTATGAATCCCATTGCCTTCTCATCATTATAGTTTACGGCAACAATATCTCCGTTTCTATTATCCAGACGGATAATCTGCCCTTGTTTTTCTTTATTTACAGCAATGAAACTGTCTATACAATCCCGGCTATGCGAAGAGACAAACACTTGAATATTCATTTTTTGAGAAAGCATGAAGATAATTTCCCACAACCGGTTCTGTACTGTATAGTGAAGTCCCGTTTCAAATTCATCCAATAAGAAAACACCGTCCTTGCAATTGACCAAGGCAAGAATTATTGCAAGAATTCTGTTGATACCATCACCCATCGAACTCAGACGGACACGTTCACCCGTACCCTTTAAAGTAACAAAAGGAACACGCCGATTGGAATATTCATTTTCATTCAAGAAGTTCAGCCGGTCAATTCCGGGTTCTATAATACGCAAAGCTTCCAAAACATATTCTTCTCTGTCGGACAAGGATATACGGTCGAAAAGCAAAACACTTCTTCGAAGATAAAAATCCCCTGCCAATACATATTCAAATGGTATTTTATCCTTCACATTACCCAAAACGCTACGCTGAAAGAAAGGTATTATCACAGGAGAACCAGAACCGGAGAACACTTCCAAGCCGTCACCTATATACTGAAATGAATGATTATTTGATTCGATATCTGCATCATTATAAGTCCAACGTTTGGTCTGCAATTCTCTCTGTTCCTCGGCTATATGTACAAGCCTGATGTTCACCTTATCATGCTGCTCACCAATGGAGATAGCCGTAGAATCCGTAAAGTCCATCTTACGCCCAACAAACAAAGAACTATAATGTTCCAACAAGACCTTAGCTGAATCCACTTCTCCTTTAGTGAAATCCACATTCACCATTTCTCCCCTGAAATCCAAAATCGTTTTCAGCCACTCGTCATTCCCGTTTGCCAAATAAATGGAAACAGCTTCCAGCAACGTAGATTTCCCCACATTGTTGCGCCCCACTATCAGGTTGACCCGGGCGAGTGAATCAAGCGACAGCTCTCTTAGGTTCTTATAGTTTTTGATATACAACGACTTCATATTCCAAAGCTTTTTGTTTACTGCAAAATAAAGAAATTATTTTGAGATAGCCCTCATTTAAAGACTTTTTCATGCAACCTTCCACAAAAAGAAACCGCATGGAAATGCTTCCATACGGTTTTTTGTTATTAAAAGGATAGAATTCTATACTCAATGTAAATCAATTCTCATAAACTAAATATATTTCGTTCGTACTGAAATTTATTTCCCAACTACCATTTTCTGACTTTTCCCATTGATATTGGTTTGCCATACAATCCCACCAATTCTGAAATTTTCGTCCAGTCTCTCCCAAGTCTTTTACCAGTTTCTCATACAAAGCTTCATTATCTATTGTCACAATCTTTGCCAATTCATTCAAGCCATTGCGGCGTTCAAAAAGAGTTTGAATCTCTATTTTCTCTTCTTCCGTAACGGTTCCAACTAATTTTTTCATAACTTATTTCATTTTAAATCTTTTCGTATATCAAATGGGTCTAAATAACTTAGTTCCTTTATCTCCTTATTTGAAAAGCAATCTTTAAATCGGCGTATCTCCTGCAATAAATCACGCGATACATTCCGTTCCAGATGTGCAGTCACACACTGTTCATGCGAAGGGGTATTTACTTCTAACGTCATTTTACTGTTCAACCAAATGCAACGTTTGCATTGATAAGCATCGCAATGCCGACAAAGAGGTGCATATTCCAGACGATACAATTGAGGATTTTTTATGGAAAGCCCTTTGTCAAGGCTACCGATGGGATAACCATTACCCGACAAATAAAATGCAGGACATGTATAGAAATTCCCATCCGGTGCTAATGTCACACTTTCCCATCCGGCATTACAATTGTTCATGGCATCAAGCATCATGCGGTCAGTCAACAGATTCAGTTGAGGCATTGCCCCTTTTTGACATAAATCACTCAGCGATGGGATAAATGTCTCCAATGCTGATTTATAAATATCAAAATCTGTCTCTGTAAAGGTTTCTACATCTGTCAATATAACGTTCAAACGAGCAACCTGAGTCAACACTCCCTCTATTTTGTCATGACAATCAAAGAAATCTTTCTTTCCCGTTCTCAACACATAAACTCTATCTTTATTCAAACGGCAGGTCATTAAATCCTCCCAACAATCCATCACAACAATATCTGCTTCCTTGCTACAAACCGCAGGCATAATTTTGCAATGAAACATTGTTTCAATGGCAGTTGTGTATTCTTGCGGCAATTCATAAGCAGGATAGACGAACTGGAGCATCAAGTTCTCCTTCATCGCCCAAAGAATGGCGGCTTCAAGATCCGATAAACTGATTCGTTTACATTCAGTCTTCGGATTGTCATAATGGCAATAAGAGACAGCGGTATCGTCCAATAGAACAACTAAATATTTCAGCATAACGTCATTTTATTGGTATTATATTTTTCGTCTGCTTCTTGCCTATAACGAAGTTTACTCCAATAGTAGTTATTGGCTCGTACTCGTGCTTTATGCATCTTGCAGATAGCGGTAGAACGCTGATAAATAGTTGGCGTATCGGCTGCATCATAATTCTCGCCCTGACACCACGCACAACCACTCGCCACTTCACAATCAATGCACTCCTGTGTACTCTGGGTACAGCGATCCAACATAAGAAAAGGGCGTAGCTTATTCTTATCAATACCATCATGAATATTTCCAATAATCCAAGCTTTCTTGTTACGCAGAGAGTATTGTGCAAAACGAGTACAAGGATAGAAGTTTCCGTTTGCATCTACGGCAAGCATCATTCCTGCGCCGCACCAGTTCTGATTCTGTAATTTGCAATCTAACGGAACACCGAGATGTTCACTGAAAAAAGAACAGGCGTAGTCCTGGTAATAACCTTCATCAATGATAGTGTCCGCCAACAGCAGCAACTGTTCTTCAAACAAGGCATCATCTCCTGTTTTCCAAACGTCCTCGAACACACAGTTTATATTCACCTGATGGATTCCTAACGCATAAAGATGAAGAACACTTTCTTTTATATAAGGTATATCGGCACTGCTGATGGTGACTTTCGTACTTGCATCAGGAAATTGCGACAACCATAAAGGAATATTACGCACTACATCTTGATATGATCCTTTCCCGCTTGCCTTATACACCCGATTGATATCATGCTTCAGTTCTGTTCCATCAATGGTAATGCCAATGCTGAGATGGTTCTTATTCTTGTCTATAAACCGCTGGACTTTTTCTTCATGGTAGTTGATGCCATTGGTAGAGAAGCTGAAACGATAAGAATTAAACCAATGATGGTGCTTCTTAAACTGTTCCATCTTGATATAATCACAAATTCTGTCTATCAGATCTATCTCTAAAAAAGGTTCTCCACCAATAAAATCCCATACTACCGACTCCTCCGCAAAGTCATTCTCATGATTGAGAATATAGTCAACAGCCTGCTTGGCTACTTCCCAAGGCATTCGCTCATTTGAGTTCTTTCCTACGAGATAGCAATATTTGCAGGCAAGTTGGCAATCTTTGGTGACGATAAAAGTGATGGATTTAGCCATTCCACCTTTCCATACATCATTTGTTTTAATTCGAATCATATTTATTTCAGTCATTCATTTGCATACAAATATGGGTACATGAATGTAAACAATACTGTTCGCATCTTCCTAAGCAAGTGTTGACACATTGCCCTTGGCAAGTTCTGTCACAAGTAATACGACATGAGACGCTACAGCCCGTCCTGCAAGTCGCGTCACAATTCTGCGCACATCCCCGGTTACAACTGTTACCGCAACCAGAACAAGAAGACGAAGTTGCAGAGTCCTTGCAATTATTACCACAGTTATCCTTACAACCATTAGTGCAATTTGTACTGCAGTCAGAACAGGAAGAGGACTTGGCTGTATCATTACATCCTGTATTACAACCATCTTTACACGTATTCTTACATCCATCTCCACAACCACCTTGTGCTGTTCCTACACAACTGCTGCTACAAGATGAGCCACAGCCGCTTTGTGCAGTTCCAGTACAACTATTGTTACAGCCAAGAGGTTCATCATCCTTTCCACAACTATCCAGTATGGGGAGAACAGTAATAAGCCCTAAGAATGGAATAGTTCGCTTGAGGGCTTCTTTGAAAAATTCCCGACGTGAAATTCCCATATTTTGTTTTATATCAAATTATTAAAGAACATACCAATCACTTGCTCGCATTATATAATGATAGCAAATATTATTATCAATATTGGTAAATCGAATATCCGTCTCACTGGAAAAATAGATATAAGTATTAGCTCCCGAATATTCCAGTTTTCCACCATCTTTCTTAAAATAGAATTTTCCACTCCCATTTTCAATATACATTGATGAAACGTAATCAGCCGTCTTCGCCAAATACCCTCCACCAGTCATATCTACTTTATAAGTACCTTTAGGTATTATTTCATAAGTCATGTCGAAAAAAAGAGTATAAAGTGTCATATGTACAGGATATGTTTCTTCCGTCGTTGAATACCTGGTATATTTATTGGTTATCTTGAATTCATTGCCAAGGGTTTGTACCGACACCTCATCACCATAATATTCCACACTTGAATTTTTCAGAGAATATGCTCTTATATAATAAGTGGTTGCACCTTTTAACCCGGACAAAGTCAAATACAATTTTCCACCTACCTCAGTTGCAGTTGTTACATTGTCTGTAATACTGGGATTAGGAGAGGTACCATAACAAATATCAATTTTGCTTACTCCGCTCGGAGCTGCAGACTTAAGTAAAATCTTATCTGCATAGATGTCCGTAGTTTCGAAATGTGTCTTTAGGATTCCCATCGTTTTAAAATCGTCTTGTTCTCCATAGTAATACTTTCCATTAATTTTCGCGAATATCCGAACATAATAAGTAGTCTCAGGCTTCAATTCATTCAATGTATATCCGATAGTACTACCCGAAATAATCACTTTCGTATTATCAATTGTCGGCATTGCTGATGTAGAATAACAGATGCCCACTTCCTCAGTCTGCATGCCGAAAGTTTTAATTGTAGCACTTATATAAGCGGCATTTGAAGTAATAGAAGATATTTGAGGGGCAGAGATTTCTGCAGCAGCTTCAGTAGTAAACGTAGTCTGATCTCCATACTTGGCAGCACCATCCAATATAGCATATATGCGAACAAAATAAGTAGTACTTGCTTCCAACTTGGTCATTGCATAAGAGAGGCTCTCGCCGGACAAAGCTATCTTTTTATCATTTACCGTTGGCGATTGAGCAGTAGAATAGCAAATGCCGACTTCTC
Above is a window of Bacteroides helcogenes P 36-108 DNA encoding:
- a CDS encoding CXXX repeat peptide maturase, which translates into the protein MLKYLVVLLDDTAVSYCHYDNPKTECKRISLSDLEAAILWAMKENLMLQFVYPAYELPQEYTTAIETMFHCKIMPAVCSKEADIVVMDCWEDLMTCRLNKDRVYVLRTGKKDFFDCHDKIEGVLTQVARLNVILTDVETFTETDFDIYKSALETFIPSLSDLCQKGAMPQLNLLTDRMMLDAMNNCNAGWESVTLAPDGNFYTCPAFYLSGNGYPIGSLDKGLSIKNPQLYRLEYAPLCRHCDAYQCKRCIWLNSKMTLEVNTPSHEQCVTAHLERNVSRDLLQEIRRFKDCFSNKEIKELSYLDPFDIRKDLK
- a CDS encoding DUF3226 domain-containing protein, with the translated sequence MSKLKESFSYYLFVEGKNDLHVISSLCGCHHVNQNFNIKPCESVENVVGLFRLALTNPLAYQRIGIVLDADVDIEKRWKQLVDVLKGSGKYDCDGLELSPDGLILHPVNDYDAIVGIWIMPDNTLKGMLEDFALNMIPAGDSLFLKSEAILSELESTGIQRYKQVHRSKAKIHTFLAWQDEPGKPIGQAITAHILNPDAEQAKIFVDWLNKLYN
- a CDS encoding CXXX repeat peptide modification system protein produces the protein MKKLVGTVTEEEKIEIQTLFERRNGLNELAKIVTIDNEALYEKLVKDLGETGRKFQNWWDCMANQYQWEKSENGSWEINFSTNEIYLVYEN
- a CDS encoding AAA family ATPase, with translation MKSLYIKNYKNLRELSLDSLARVNLIVGRNNVGKSTLLEAVSIYLANGNDEWLKTILDFRGEMVNVDFTKGEVDSAKVLLEHYSSLFVGRKMDFTDSTAISIGEQHDKVNIRLVHIAEEQRELQTKRWTYNDADIESNNHSFQYIGDGLEVFSGSGSPVIIPFFQRSVLGNVKDKIPFEYVLAGDFYLRRSVLLFDRISLSDREEYVLEALRIIEPGIDRLNFLNENEYSNRRVPFVTLKGTGERVRLSSMGDGINRILAIILALVNCKDGVFLLDEFETGLHYTVQNRLWEIIFMLSQKMNIQVFVSSHSRDCIDSFIAVNKEKQGQIIRLDNRNGDIVAVNYNDEKAMGFIAQNDVEIR
- a CDS encoding energy transducer TonB, which encodes MRYIICTWVFLLCTVAAVAQSAYDERTGMSLFNKSSYSEALPYLQRAAKSGSLEAVVALGQMYGEGWGVAKDEKIMMNMYNKAIQKNHAPGLVCLGLYYFNVKANLEEACRLWTKAVSLRSGHACALLASCYYSGRGVASPDTDKAFEYYDKAVSFGYNDAYNYMGIAYFQRKDWGKAYRALAMASEKDCLNNDGKMCLAILYYKGNGTGKDLQKSLKLLQQLKKGGYTAANEIYTEVDAAANVEVAPRFPGGDSAMKAFIKKNLNASLGDRFGVHGSVNVSFYVDENGNIDYIESTHLHSNLDTEARRVVKIMPRWIPGTKGGSPATLKTWVSISF
- a CDS encoding radical SAM peptide maturase, CXXX-repeat target family, whose protein sequence is MIRIKTNDVWKGGMAKSITFIVTKDCQLACKYCYLVGKNSNERMPWEVAKQAVDYILNHENDFAEESVVWDFIGGEPFLEIDLIDRICDYIKMEQFKKHHHWFNSYRFSFSTNGINYHEEKVQRFIDKNKNHLSIGITIDGTELKHDINRVYKASGKGSYQDVVRNIPLWLSQFPDASTKVTISSADIPYIKESVLHLYALGIHQVNINCVFEDVWKTGDDALFEEQLLLLADTIIDEGYYQDYACSFFSEHLGVPLDCKLQNQNWCGAGMMLAVDANGNFYPCTRFAQYSLRNKKAWIIGNIHDGIDKNKLRPFLMLDRCTQSTQECIDCEVASGCAWCQGENYDAADTPTIYQRSTAICKMHKARVRANNYYWSKLRYRQEADEKYNTNKMTLC
- a CDS encoding WG repeat-containing protein; this encodes MRHFTYLGMKLLLAIVLLASCSSGYDSDVDYSLMPVKQGDKWGFINAKGEYMINPQFDNVSCFADGLAKVRADGKAGFIDKSGKYVISPQYSGATDFYEDRAWVVKPMGAPELIDTKGRSLFTLKQARYVYNYSEGLAIVEDDNERGWVIDKDGKKVFELPEGMSFETNFVDGLAAVRNKDWKYGYVNKKGKNVINCQFDAASFFLNGKAIVKSGDMYGVIDKSGKYVINPQFAEMKADGDRYVIKMGDSYGWCDGKGKIIINPQFQGAYPFYHSDLAVVVMGKKGGYVNTSGKIEINPQFEGVVAFVEKAAWVWTNDKWGLIDKKGKFVANPQFDGIHPIHSKLTALSTKWFQTDGGDRLRWINRLPR
- a CDS encoding DUF5683 domain-containing protein; the protein is MMRSLIVPGWGQMYKGSTVKGLCILGGEVALAAGIIVSDNLRSSYVKKMHEQPKHQQTYNTRADNWENVRNACIGGAAVLYVYNSGIRQHRARQKQCGGAHPEPREDY
- a CDS encoding SEL1-like repeat protein — protein: MKKILLTVICTLCAMVVVAQNDYDTETGIRLYKNENYQAALPYFQRAAKNGSLAALDFLGYMYERGKGVEKNYAIALNLYKKGEARNYAPCLTNIGRLYREGHGVTQNLNTAYTYFMKAAEQNNSDGEYWVYNAKQLGEGTEKDLSGALAYAERAANHGEKWLYTNIGDMYYDGVGTDINKKKAYEWYAKGDGKYDNPTKLRVAEILYSGAVVVSGSPMQQSLAILEKLVAAGYEDARSLHNIVKAEYEKQVEAGNKVTPPRMTDAVKTYLSNYRRPGAPAIESAGHGEIRITFTVTSSGSISNAVYKKRVLVSMDEAAMRMINGMPNWIPGTKGGHNTNMKVTLGISWYPSKEIRMLSYSSN